A single genomic interval of Lucilia cuprina isolate Lc7/37 chromosome 2, ASM2204524v1, whole genome shotgun sequence harbors:
- the LOC111690331 gene encoding WD repeat-containing protein 81 — MDSVCLEIGLNYQHVAETNQHLRYQLICDKQWLQILEKKRKIANFPLYPNLDKRAHPEGDLEHPWCRILLQLYKKQPNVKVYPLKNYALDAEVNGDFATSMPLSYSQAVFEVMATNFKNLWETYYKKCPEAHLKSENQSKQHMKVGHSPSGSILPYDVVLKELIMRFYKCPVIHCKLDRLREDSMDIQVESDDARECHSNIMPALVAIETSSYFAVFFYPPCISTSLYDCITFSPAILTKNYNKSLFLVYQLLQLYKFLHSQGLLLGDVFLQDILLNENLWILLMPSLEANILPLYLDEALSHSPSEATGHQDLEFDHVNDEAEHLSVSNLKLDLKFSYDLKQFTLRDYCEMWCNGLLSNYDYLTLLNNAAGRSLTNPSYHHIMPWVTDFSARNGANWRDLSKSKYRLNKGDIHLDLMFQHAAQQSHKELESVFPLNTPQVPHHVSDFLSEITYFVYMARRTPQHILREHVRPIWVPAEYPVSIQRLQEWTPDECIPEFYTDPMIFKSIHEDLPDLEIPSWASCPEDFICKHREALESQYVSDRLHQWIDLNFGCKLSGKAAIKSKNVCLTMVDQHKNLCQRGIVQLFTHPHPAKRTNSIWFNKTAPRMQNLFPSSSKKADKSSKSRSHHLNKEAKRLAKSTENLNKSSDSLDIQETKSNASSKTSPRLSLKIPTNHEEVSTTSNFYKSTNFIELPKDYNPCAQLQSLETAQQFIAKTFPLQKPTENAQEKIYNSDLLFEDYSENHSFTNQLFNDVSPTTSAAGSKQKPKLLTATKLLPTVHKPRSPQHSVEKKLQDLQILGCLIVEIFALPKLRPLIGHNLTPKFEDRLKACLTTFTLNKHEIPKCLRSITLQLLNLNCQDMITENGLPLPSAQQLLEPIYHNLLIPFPSNYYPSYALIRSLQSFDFASVLLELHTHFHCNGLDCAKYAEIDRLRVLYERKIAKCKVMSCSAHIRRLLDPIGYEQFPAIDLLLPHIIDLLTQEHTSILTSWNLFDAVAQSLGIVQTQKLLLHPLMKLYDVESFERGMTSVRNRSLSDSITSNTGHLRFSTSSSFKSRKSVKLYHQIFLLRLMVRFGLKCFLTNFIAPLIEAVGGYKEPEDGNGLHYHSTMTGRRTSKNLSYATSAAANEEDLTLMSPEKADDLEDNTLSVDMDGSHLKPDIEDVFSFDDDANSDRISTSDHISNRSLDSFEMRPTTAEEAKEDDERQLDTTPEKMAISEMIYGSKISNNSFEEPDKISLNSQNANSDSPINLSQLGPRSPTIAIPASVFRRSYQLNTIDCDIGSRKSIDSFEILQNAAEEEEKQKRRESKSEGHEEDDKRPDENSKIFSQEACDSLQASVISKMSEEKSLQNNCISEMSSKSLVWLSHRLGPVLTSRFITKNLLKMLTLCYVGQENLLPESGALDEAHLLNYFTVSDARVVGDRCAVRVLECLMTIAALYGEQVILLQYFPHISELVALSTKRITGSLEGALISALQLLKYLIPCLTDATIMEHLKDLFLDSIILPVLRFLASTHVLMPSGYLGRSVLSRKLLDAVYILSVRLGSDMTREHLCNSVLRPFFLIFDKAFGETINFETDYNSFSISPPSKESELENKRELEEIRDVFSPALAHSAYLAFLRFLGEDIMKRTVLNFEFILTLCHEFESPDYKPFSSVPRRSSDAVDCPTSTSLDVGPDQQAANSFGTQVVGNRIEVASPVTQPLTRVKSNDAPLQNLDTMEVLDMVAYKFEHLPNTRHLKGNWLAYWRHEITRSDKDTTLNLKQIKLQSFVGHTNSVRAILALDNENSFISASKDKTVKLWSLRSEGDGTKAKSCQFTYTAHKKSIHSLAFLESMRFVVSCDSGVHIWDPFIGRPLGILDSPKHNPITVVKCLPSPSPLVVAGTAEASVKIIDSRCMQYVNEWRVITNTQNNATVRCLTVAPSGNWMAVGLSSGSIVMLDTRTGMILNSWRPMECDLLQLVAPNDQQLISSALDHSLAVWHAHDGILHYQLMPPAEPAHFLQTIGSELVYATTGNRIGIYSDLSSSHASHNVTKLRSENFRGVLTSLAVLPLNHAFLAANESGNISLLC; from the exons ATGGATTCGGTGTGCTTGGAAATTGGATTAAATTATCAACATGTAGCTGAGACAAATCAACATTTACGTTATCAATTGATTTGCGACAAGCAGTGGCTACAAATCTTAGAAAAGAAACGGAAAATTGCCAATTTTCCTCTATATCCAAATTTGGATAAAAGAGCCCATCCGGAGGGAGATTTAGAACACCCATGGTGTCGAATTCTACTGCAGTTGTATAAGAAACAGCCAAATGTAAAAGTGTATCCTTTGAAAAACTATGCCTTAGATGCTGAGGTCAATGGAGATTTTGCTACATCCATGCCCTTGAGTTATTCACAGGCTGTGTTTGAGGTTATGGcgacaaatttcaaaaatttatggGAAACCTATTATAAAAAGTGCCCGGAGGCTCATTTAAAGTCTGAAAACCAGAGTAAACAGCACATGAAAGTAGGTCACTCACCATCTGGGAGTATTTTGCCTTATGATGTAGTTTTAAAAGAACTAATTATGCGGTTCTACAAATGTCCTGTTATACACTGTAAACTAGATCGTTTAAGGGAAGATTCTATGGATATACAAGTAGAATCGGATGATGCACGTGAATGTCATTCTAACATAATGCCCGCTTTAGTGGCCATAGAGACTTCTTCATATTTTGCCGTTTTTTTCTACCCACCTTGTATTTCGACTTCCCTATATGACTGCATTACTTTTAGTCCGGCTATACTgactaaaaactataataaatccTTATTTCTTGTCTATCAACTACTACAACTTTATAAATTCCTGCATAGTCAGGGTTTACTGTTGGGAGATGTATTTCTACAGGATATTTTACTAAATGAAAACTTATGGATTTTGCTGATGCCTTCTTTGGAAGCCAATATCTTACCTTTATATCTGGATGAGGCTCTATCACATTCACCAAGTGAGGCTACAGGACATCAGGATTTAGAATTCGATCATGTAAACGATGAAGCAGAACATTTATCAGtatcaaatttaaaacttgatttgaaattttcttacgATTTGAAGCAGTTTACTTTACGAGATTATTGCGAAATGTGGTGTAATGGTTTACTTAGCAACTATGACTATTTAACTCTGCTGAATAATGCTGCTGGCAGATCGCTTACAAACCCTTCGTATCATCACATCATGCCCTGGGTGACGGACTTTTCTGCTCGTAACGGAGCAAATTGGCGCGACTTGTCCAAAAGTAAATATCGTTTAAATAAAGGTGACATTCATCTTGATCTCATGTTTCAGCATGCTGCTCAGCAATCTCACAAGGAACTAGAATCAGTTTTTCCTTTGAATACACCGCAAGTACCCCATCACGTATCAGACTTTTTATCCGaaattacttattttgtttacatGGCTCGTAGAACACCGCAGCATATATTAAGGGAACACGTCAGACCCATATGGGTACCAGCGGAATATCCGGTCTCGATACAAAGACTACAAGAATGGACTCCCGATGAATGTATTCCGGAATTCTACACAGATCCTATGATTTTTAAGTCTATACATGAAGACTTACCAGATTTGGAAATTCCCTCATGGGCTTCTTGCCCCGAGGATTTTATTTGCAAACACCGGGAAGCTTTAGAATCTCAATATGTTAGCGATAGATTACATCAATGGATTGACTTAAATTTTGGTTGTAAATTAAGTGGCAAAGCTgccataaaatctaaaaatgtcTGCCTAACCATGGTTGATCAACATAAAAATCTTTGCCAGCGTGGTATAGTGCAATTATTTACCCATCCACATCCAGCCAAGAGAACAAACTCCATATGGTTTAACAAAACAGCTCCCAGAATGCAAAATCTCTTTCCTTCCAGCAGCAAAAAAGCAGACAAATCTTCAAAATCTAGAAGCCATCATCTTAACAAAGAAGCTAAACGTTTAGCCAAGAGTAcagaaaatcttaataaatcTTCAGATTCATTGGATATACAGGAAACAAAATCTAATGCTTCTTCTAAAACCTCACCCAGGCTGTCGTTAAAAATACCTACGAATCACGAAGAAGTCTCTACAACATCCAACTTTTACAAGTCTACCAACTTTATAGAGCTGCCCAAAGATTATAATCCCTGTGCCCAATTACAATCTTTAGAAACGGCTCAACAGTTCATAGCGAAAACCTTTCCTCTGCAAAAGCCCACTGAAAATGCTCAAGAAAAAATCTACAACAGTGACTTACTTTTTGAAGACTACAGCGAAAATCATAGTTTTACCAATCAACTTTTCAATGACGTTTCTCCCACAACAAGTGCAGCAGGTTCTAAACAAAAACCCAAGCTATTGACAGCAACTAAACTCTTGCCAACAGTTCATAAACCTAGATCTCCGCAACATTCTGTAGAGAAAAAACTTCAGGATTTACAAATATTAGGTTGTCTGATAGTGGAAATATTTGCTTTACCCAAGTTGCGGCCTTTGATTGGTCATAATTTGACACCAAAATTTGAGGATAGATTAAAGGCCTGTTTAACCACATTTACTCTTAACAAGCACGAAATACCAAAGTGTTTGCGATCCATTACGTTGCAACTACTTAATTTGAATTGCCAAGACATGATTACAGAAAATGGACTTCCCTTACCCTCGGCTCAGCAGCTGTTGGAACCAATATATCATAACCTTCTTATTCCCTTTCCCAGCAATTATTATCCCTCTTATGCCTTAATAAGATCTCTACAATCGTTTGATTTTGCCTCTGTTCTCCTAGAACTTCACACACATTTCCACTGCAATGGCTTGGACTGTGCGAAATATGCAGAAATCGATCGTCTGCGGGTTCTATACGAACGTAAAATAGCCAAGTGTAAAGTAATGTCTTGCAGCGCTCATATACGCCGTCTTTTAGACCCCATTGGTTATGAGCAATTTCCCGCAATTGACTTGCTTTTACCTCATATTATTGATCTGCTGACACAAGAACACACTTCCATACTGACATCTTGGAATCTTTTCGATGCAGTGGCCCAATCGCTGGGCATTGTGCAAACGCAAAAACTCTTATTACACCCTCTTATGAAACTCTACGATGTTGAAAGTTTTGAACGTGGCATGACATCTGTACGAAATCGTTCTCTTTCGGATTCCATTACAAGTAACACAGGTCATTTGCGTTTTTCCACCAGCAGCTCGTTTAAATCTCGAAAATCTGTTAAGCTATATCATCAGATATTTTTGCTCAGGCTGATGGTGCGTTTCGGCTTGAAATGTTTTTTGACCAACTTTATTGCTCCTCTCATAGAGGCTGTGGGTGGCTATAAAGAACCAGAGGATGGTAATGGACTTCACTACCATAGCACGATGACGGGAAGACGAACTAGTAAGAATCTCAGTTATGCCACCAGTGCCGCTGCTAATGAAGAGGATTTAACTTTAATGTCACCTGAAAAGGCCGATGATTTGGAGGATAATACCCTGTCGGTGGATATGGATG GATCTCATCTAAAGCCGGATATTGAGGATGTTTTTAGCTTTGATGATGATGCCAATTCGGATCGCATATCAACATCCGATCACATCTCCAACAGGTCTCTGGACTCTTTCGAAATGAGACCCACTACTGCCGAAGAAGCCAAGGAAGACGATGAACGCCAACTGGATACCACACCTGAAAAAATGGCTATTTCGGAAATGATCTATGGCTccaaaatatcaaataattcCTTTGAAGAACCTGATAAAATCTCTTTAAATAGTCAAAATGCCAATAGCGATTCACCGATTAATTTAAGCCAATTGGGACCACGTTCACCAACTATTGCAATACCAGCTAGTGTATTTCGCAGATCATATCAACTTAATACCATCGATTGTGACATTGGTTCACGTAAAAGCATtgattcttttgaaattttacaaaatgccGCCGAAGAAGAAGAGAAACAGAAGAGAAGGGAGAGTAAATCAGAAGGACATGAAGAAGATGACAAAAGACCAGATGAAAATTCAAAGATATTTTCTCAGGAAGCCTGCGATTCTCTACAAGCCTCtgttatttcaaaaatgtctGAAGAAAAATCTctacaaaataattgtatatccGAAATGAGTAGCAAAAGCTTGGTATGGCTTTCTCATCGCTTGGGACCAGTTTTGACTTCTAGATTTATCACgaaaaatctactcaaaatgcTTACTTTATGTTATGTGGGCCAAGAAAATCTCTTACCTGAATCCGGAGCTTTAGATGAAGCTCATCTATTGAATTATTTTACTGTATCGGATGCTCGCGTTGTGGGAGATCGTTGTGCTGTGCGAGTTCTAGAATGTTTAATGACTATTGCGGCTTTGTATGGAGAGCAAGTgatattattacaatattttccgCATATCAGTGAGCTGGTGGCATTGAGTACAAAACGTATAACCGGTAGCCTAGAGGGAGCTTTAATTAGTGCTTTACAATTGTTGAAGTATTTGATACCATGTCTAACAGATGCCACCATTATGGAACATTTGAAG GATTTATTTTTGGATTCCATTATATTGCCTGTTCTCCGCTTCTTGGCCTCAACACATGTCTTAATGCCTAGTGGTTATTTGGGCCGCTCCGTTTTATCGCGTAAACTTTTGGATGCTGTATATATCTTAAGTGTACGCCTTGGTTCCGATATGACCCGAGAGCATCTATGCAATTCCGTTTTAAGGccgttctttttaattttcgataAAGCTTTCGGGGAAACTATAAATTTCGAGACAGATTACAATTCATTTAGTATAAGTCCACCTTCTAAAGAGAGTGAGTTGGAAAATAAAAGAGAATTAGAAGAAATCCGTGATGTTTTTTCTCCAGCTTTGGCTCACAGTGCCTACCTGGCTTTTTTGCGTTTTCTTGGTGAAGATATAATGAAAAGAACagttttgaattttgaatttatactAACACTATGTCACGAATTTGAATCACCTGATTACAAACCGTTTTCCAGTGTACCTCGCAGATCAAGTGATGCTGTTGATTGCCCCACTAGTACCTCTTTAGATGTTGGACCCGATCAACAAGCCGCTAATAGTTTTGGCACCCAGGTGGTAGGAAATCGTATAGAGGTGGCTAGTCCAGTGACACAACCCTTGACTAGAGTGAAATCAAATGATGCGCCACTTCAAAATCTTGATACTATGGAGGTTTTGGATATGGTGGCGTATAAATTTGAACATTTACCAAATACTCGCCATTTAAAGGGAAATTGGTTGGCCTACTGGCGTCACGAAATAACTCGTTCTGATAAGGATACTACATTgaatttgaaacaaattaaattgcaatCGTTTGTTGGTCACACCAATTCGGTACGTGCAATCTTGGCTTTGGACAATGAGAATAGTTTTATATCAGCATCAAAG GACAAAACCGTTAAATTATGGTCACTTCGCAGCGAGGGAGATGGTACAAAAGCAAAATCCTGCCAATTTACTTATACTGCCCACAAGAAATCAATACATTCCCTAGCCTTTCTTGAATCTATGCGTTTTGTCGTTTCTTGTGATTCTGGAGTTCACATATGGGATCCATTCATTGGAAGACCTTTAGGCATACTAGACTCTCCCAAACATAATCCCATAACTGTAGTAAAATGTCTACCTTCACCCAGTCCTTTGGTTGTGGCTGGTACAGCAGAAGCTTCAGTCAAAATTATCGATTCACGTTGTATGCAGTATGTCAATGAATGGCGTGTTATtacaaatacacaaaataaTGCCACCGTTCGTTGTTTAACGGTTGCTCCATCGGGTAATTGGATGGCAGTTGGTTTATCTTCAGGCTCCATTGTTATGTTAGATACACGAACGGGAATGATTTTGAATTCCTGGCGACCCATGGAATGTGATTTATTGCAATTAGTAGCACCCAATGATCAACAATTGATAAGTTCAGCTTTGGATCACAGCTTGGCGGTGTGGCATGCTCACGATGGTATTTTACACTATCAGTTAAT GCCACCGGCAGAACCTGCTCATTTTCTACAAACTATTGGCTCTGAATTAGTATATGCCACCACCGGTAATCGCATTGGCATATATTCCGATCTAAGTAGTTCTCATGCCTCTCACAATGTTACCAAATTACGTTCAGAAAATTTCCGTGGAGTTCTAACTTCTCTGGCAGTTTTGCCTTTAAATCATGCCTTTTTGGCTGCTAATGAAAGTGGCAATATATCATTACTATgctaa
- the LOC111690335 gene encoding putative inorganic phosphate cotransporter, which produces MTQQQPAWGVSLSKYFVIPQRVILAIMGFLAILNAYTMRISLSIAITELVVKKNHSEGGDTAVCPADNLDSESSSGGSYEWSEELQGLILSSFYIGYIVTHIPGGLLAEKFGGKWTLGLGILSTAFFTLITPVAITEGGSTALIIVRILMGLGEGTTFPALSVLLSQWVPIKERGKLGALVLGGGQVGTILGNSLSGVLLDAYDWPVVFYLFGGLGIVWFIFFCFLCFSDPASHPYIKPSEREYLEREMGSIVRNENLPPTPWKAILTSMPMIALVCAQIGHDWGFYIMVTDLPKYMSDVMQFSIKANGLYSSLPYVMMWIFSISSGFVGDWLMTRGILNITNTRKLMTGIAAFGPAIFMVAASYAGCDRVAVVVLFTICMGLMGAFYAGMKLSPLDMSPNYAGTLMAITNGIGAITGVITPYLVGVMTPNATLLEWRLVFWVAFAVLVITAIIYSIWASGEVQPYNDPQPKHKDFEAEERAEKQRKEKI; this is translated from the exons ATGACGCAGCAACAACCGGCCTGGGGCGTAAGCCTCTCTAAAT ATTTTGTTATACCTCAACGTGTGATATTGGCTATAATGGGTTTTTTGGCcattttaaatgcttatacAATGCGTATCAGTTTATCGATTGCCATCACTGAATTGGTAGTAAAGAAGAATCACTCTGAAGGTGGAGATACTGCAGTTTGTCCCGCTGACAATTTGGATTCTGAGTCATCG AGCGGCGGTAGCTATGAATGGTCTGAAGAGTTACAGGGTTTAATTTTGTCATCCTTTTATATTGGTTACATTGTTACCCATATACCCGGCGGTTTATTGGCCGAAAAATTCGGTGGCAAATGGACTTTGGGTTTAGGTATCCTCTCCACTGCTTTTTTCACACTCATCACCCCAGTTGCCATTACTGAGGGAGGTTCCACCGCATTGATTATTGTTCGTATCTTGATGGGTTTGGGTGAAGGTACCACATTCCCTGCCCTAAGTGTTTTACTTTCTCAATGGGTTCCCATCAAGGAACGTGGCAAATTGGGCGCTCTTGTTTTAGGTGGTGGTCAAGTCGGTACTATTTTGGGCAATTCGTTATCGGGTGTTTTACTCGATGCTTATGATTGGCCCGTGGTATTCTATCTTTTCGGTGGCTTGGGTATTGTTTGGTTCATATTTTtc tgcTTCCTGTGCTTTAGTGATCCTGCTTCTCATCCCTACATTAAGCCCAGTGAACGTGAATATTTGGAACGTGAAATGGGTTCAATTGTACGCAATGAGAATTTACCGCCTACACCTTGGAAAGCCATTTTAACTAGCATGCCTATGATTGCTTTAGTTTGTGCTCAAATTGGTCACGATTGGGGCTTCTATATTATGGTTACTGATTTACCCAAATACATGTCCGATGTCATGCAGTTCTCTATTAAGGCAAATGGTTTGTACTCCTCATTGCCCTATGTCATGATGTGGATATTTTCGATTTCTTCTGGTTTCGTTGGTGATTGGTTAATGACTAGAGGCATTTTGAATATCACCAATACACGTAAATTAATGACAGGAATTG CTGCCTTTGGTCCTGCTATTTTCATGGTGGCCGCTTCTTATGCCGGTTGTGATCGTGTTGCCGTTGTTGTGTTGTTCACTATTTGCATGGGTCTGATGGGTGCTTTCTACGCAGGCATGAAATTAAGTCCTCTTGATATGAGTCCCAATTATGCTGGTACCTTGATGGCCATTACAAATGGTATTGGTGCCATAACAGGAGTAATTACACCATATTTAGTGGGTGTAATGACACCTAAT gCCACTTTATTGGAATGGCGTTTGGTATTCTGGGTGGCCTTTGCCGTCCTTGTTATTACTGCCATTATCTACAGCATATGGGCTTCTGGTGAGGTTCAACCCTACAATGATCCCCAACCCAAGCATAAGGACTTTGAAGCCGAGGAACGTGccgaaaaacaaagaaaagagaaaatCTAA
- the LOC111690346 gene encoding putative inorganic phosphate cotransporter: MTDVTVFIQQTQPEWGVKLSKFIFIPQRVILALMGFFAVVNAYTMRICLSMVIPALVLPRNYSDEKVSETHCPVSEDIFANDEISLSGTHDWSQAMQGFILSSFYIGYLITHVPGGELAKVFGAKWVLSLGLLSTAICTLLTPLAIDFTGHIGLIVIRILMGLGEGTTFPALSALIAHWVPKNERGVMGAVILGGGQMGTIIGNVMSGFLLARSGWPAVFYAFGCLAILWFIFFSLFCFSDPASHPYIKSSEKEYLTQELGSITRRRDLGATPWKEIFLSMPMYALLVAQVGHDWAFYILVTDLPKYLNDVMQIPIKKNALYSSLPFALMWVVSIIAGILADFLIKHEVLSITVVRKIMTTVAALGPTLFAILASYAGCNEWEVIIYFCLCLGTMGFYYGGVRLTPNDLSPNYAGTLMAITNGFGSFAGILAPYSVGLMTPNTSIQEWRLVFWVGGFILSSSAVFYCIWASGDTQSWNEPSPKKGVEKE; this comes from the exons atgACGGATGTCACAGTTTTTATACAACAAACGCAACCGGAATGGGGAGTTAAGCTATCAAAAT TTATATTTATACCACAACGAGTAATACTAGCTCTTATGGGATTCTTTGCTGTAGTAAATGCCTACACAATGCGAATTTGTTTATCTATGGTAATTCCAGCTTTGGTTTTACCCCGCAATTATAGCGATGAAAAGGTTTCTGAAACACATTGTCCTGTGTCGGAAGATATCTTTGCAAATGATGAGATT TCTCTTTCTGGTACTCATGATTGGTCTCAGGCAATGCAGGGATttattttaagttctttttataTTGGCTACTTGATCACGCATGTACCCGGGGGTGAGTTGGCGAAAGTTTTCGGAGCCAAATGGGTTTTGAGTTTGGGTCTTCTTTCTACTGCCATTTGCACTTTATTAACTCCTTTGGCCATTGACTTTACGGGTCATATTGGTTTAATTGTTATACGTATTCTAATGGGCTTGGGAGAAGGAACTACATTTCCGGCTTTAAGTGCTTTAATAGCTCATTGGGTGCCGAAAAATGAGAGAGGAGTAATGGGTGCAGTAATTCTAGGTGGTGGTCAAATGGGTACAATTATAGGAAATGTTATGTCTGGATTTCTTTTGGCCAGGAGTGGTTGGCCTGCCGTATTTTATGCCTTTGGCTGTCTAGCGATTTTGTGGTTTATATTCTTT TCCTTGTTTTGCTTTAGTGACCCTGCCTCACATCCCTATATAAAATCCAGTGAAAAGGAATATTTAACACAAGAATTGGGATCTATTACACGTAGAAGAGATTTAGGTGCAACTCCCTGGAAAGAAATTTTTCTCAGCATGCCAATGTATGCCCTGCTAGTTGCTCAAGTCGGTCACGATTGGGCATTTTATATACTTGTTACCGACCTGCCGAAATATCTAAACGATGTCATGCAAATACCCATCAAAAAGAATGCTCTCTACTCCTCATTACCTTTCGCTCTTATGTGGGTTGTTTCGATAATTGCAGGAATTTTGGCagactttttaataaaacatgaaGTTTTATCTATAACGGTAGTAAGAAAAATTATGACTACCGTCGCAGCCCTTGGTCCTACACTTTTCGCAATTCTAGCTTCATATGCCGGCTGTAATGAGTGGGAAGTTATAATAtacttttgtttgtgtttagGTACAATGGGTTTCTATTATGGCGGTGTAAGGCTTACGCCAAATGACTTGAGTCCAAATTACGCTGGAACTCTGATGGCTATAACAAATGGTTTTGGATCGTTTGCAGGAATTTTAGCGCCATATTCTGTAGGTTTAATGACACCAAAT ACAAGTATACAGGAATGGCGACTAGTATTTTGGGTTGGTGGATTTATACTTTCATCAAGCGCAGTATTTTATTGCATATGGGCAAGTGGCGATACTCAATCATGGAATGAACCTAGTCCAAAGAAGGGTGTGGAAAAGGAAtaa